Proteins co-encoded in one Pseudochaenichthys georgianus chromosome 22, fPseGeo1.2, whole genome shotgun sequence genomic window:
- the LOC117467618 gene encoding synaptosomal-associated protein 23-like: protein MLQMAEESRQTGTNTIVMLDQQGEQLRRVDEGMDQINQDMRQAEKNLTDLSKCCGMCVCPCDRVSSIEKDSKYKRTWGHREPDNENDSNGGKVVSRQPSGVRNGQVQTNASAPSGPYIKRITNDAREDEMEENLDAVGSIIGNLKNMAQDMGNEIDSQNKHIDGINDKADMNKFRIDEANQRANKLIK from the exons ATGCTGCAGATGGCGGAGGAG AGCAGACAGACCGGCACCAACACCATCGTCATGTTGGACCAGCAAGGAG AGCAGCTGAGGCGTGTGGACGAGGGCATGGACCAAATCAACCAGGACATGAGGCAGGCGGAGAAAAACCTGACCGACCTCTCCAAGTGCTGCGGCATGTGCGTGTGTCCCTGCGACAG GGTGTCGTCTATCGAGAAGGACTCAAAGTACAAGCGCACATGGGGTCATCGAGAACCCGACAACGAGAATGACTCCAACGGAGGAAAAGTGGTCTCCAGGCAGCCGTCGGGCGTCCGCAACGGGCAGGTCCAGACCAACGCCTCGGCCCCCTCAGGACCCTACATCAAGAG GATAACCAATGATGCTCGTGAGGATGAGATGGAAGAGAATCTGGATGCGGTCGGCAGCATCATTGGCAACCTGAAAAACATGGCTCAGGACATGGGCAACGAGATAGATAGTCAGAACAAACACATCGACGGCATCAACGACAAG GCGGACATGAACAAGTTTCGTATCGATGAAGCAAACCAGAGAGCCAACAAGCTCATCAAGTAG